A genomic window from Antedon mediterranea chromosome 4, ecAntMedi1.1, whole genome shotgun sequence includes:
- the LOC140046100 gene encoding uncharacterized protein, giving the protein MRTRMIAFALLSLMINGCYAFGIFNNVQIHNNDVEMKDVCYPVWEILASRKLMGCLLNYKDEKESEIEKQKKEIENQKKETEKKIEKKKGKRGCPYVAPCP; this is encoded by the exons ATGAGGACCAGAATGATTGCATTTGCTCTTTTGTCGCTGATGATCAACGGTTGTTATGCTTTTGGAATTTTCAACAACGTCCAGATACATAATAatg atgttgAAATGAAAGATGTCTGTTATCCTGTTTGGGAAATACTGGCTTCAAGAAAACTAATGGGATGTTTATTGAATTACAAAGACGAGAAAGAAAGTGAAATAGAGAAGCAAAAAAAGGAAATAGAGAACCAAAAAAAGGAAACAGAGAAGAAAATAGAGAAGAAGAAGGGAAAAAGAGGTTGCCCTTATG tcGCACCATGTCCTTAA
- the LOC140046101 gene encoding uncharacterized protein: MKTRMIAFALFSLMINDCFGFGNFNNVQIHNNDVGKKDICYPVWEILASRTLMGCLLNYEEEKERNEIQEERNEIEKKARNRLPAQPKREKPVCSKSLTSPCPKK, translated from the exons ATGAAGACCAGAATGATTGCATTTGCTCTTTTTTCGCTGATGATCAACGATTGTTTTGGATTTGGAAATTTCAACAACGTCCAGATACATAATAATG ATGTTGGAAAGAAAGATATCTGTTATCCTGTTTGGGAGATACTGGCTTCAAGAACACTGATGGGATGTTTATTGAATTACGaagaggagaaagaaagaaacgAAATACAGGAAGAAAGGAATGAAATAGAGAAGAAAGCACGAAACCGACTACCAGCACAACCAAAAAGAGAAAAACCAGTTTGCTCAAAAA GCTTAACAAGTCCTTGTCCTAAAAAGTAA